From Vibrio aerogenes, a single genomic window includes:
- a CDS encoding TRAP transporter substrate-binding protein, which translates to MRLLVIFSLTLTLMFSVFKASASNMIVAHELPQEHPVSASLDWFAAEVKKRAGMDVKMYPGGELGNETALLKMVQQGDVAITKVGASLLTNYSDDYKVLALPYLFKDRAQYDKVLQGSIGTKILESTKSVGFVGLAFLDAGSRSFYTDKPIKTPADLKGLKIRVQNSSLPMDMMNALGAIPVPIAYSELYSALQIGLVNGAENNIPSFFSSKHYEVKKHYSYDRHTMVPDVLVVSTSAWNRFTDQERQVLTQVAAETVKVQEQNWKNYVDQAIGKLKQAGVTFTDSDIPAFQKAVQPVYDKFKKENPGLIGLLNEIQQQ; encoded by the coding sequence ATGCGATTATTAGTCATATTCAGCCTTACTTTGACACTGATGTTCAGTGTTTTCAAAGCCAGCGCGAGCAACATGATTGTTGCGCACGAATTACCACAGGAACATCCCGTCAGTGCATCTCTGGACTGGTTTGCTGCTGAGGTAAAAAAACGTGCGGGGATGGATGTAAAAATGTATCCGGGCGGAGAACTCGGCAATGAAACGGCTCTGTTGAAAATGGTTCAGCAGGGTGATGTCGCGATCACAAAAGTCGGCGCATCGCTTTTAACCAACTATTCCGACGACTACAAAGTGCTGGCACTGCCATATTTGTTTAAAGACCGCGCTCAGTATGACAAAGTACTGCAGGGAAGCATCGGGACTAAAATCCTTGAATCCACCAAGAGTGTCGGATTTGTCGGGCTTGCTTTTCTTGATGCCGGCTCCCGCAGCTTTTACACGGATAAACCCATAAAAACCCCGGCAGATTTGAAAGGTTTGAAAATTCGGGTACAAAACTCGTCACTTCCCATGGATATGATGAATGCCCTCGGCGCGATTCCCGTGCCCATCGCCTACAGTGAATTATATTCTGCGCTGCAAATCGGCTTGGTTAATGGTGCTGAAAATAATATTCCATCGTTTTTCTCATCCAAACATTATGAAGTGAAAAAACATTACTCCTACGACAGACACACCATGGTGCCGGATGTTTTGGTTGTTTCGACCTCTGCATGGAACCGTTTTACCGATCAGGAGCGGCAGGTATTAACTCAGGTTGCAGCAGAAACCGTCAAAGTGCAGGAACAGAACTGGAAAAATTATGTGGACCAGGCCATCGGAAAACTGAAACAGGCTGGCGTCACTTTTACTGACAGTGATATTCCTGCATTTCAAAAAGCGGTTCAGCCTGTTTATGACAAGTTCAAAAAAGAGAACCCCGGACTGATTGGACTTCTCAATGAAATCCAGCAGCAATAG